One Paraburkholderia kururiensis DNA window includes the following coding sequences:
- a CDS encoding MFS transporter, with protein sequence MYGDASVGARLDGLPLSRFHWRLLGLIAAGMYFDSFDIYIAGTVLAAMIHSGESTLRLNATFVSVTFIGMMTGAWLAGWLGDRFGRRFCYQFNLGIYGFASIAAALAPSIYWLIAFRLVMGVGMGAEIVVGYGTLSEFIPASWRGRFGTILNLIINTSLFLSTFLGWLIVPHYGWRWMFAIAGCGALVVWFLRKSMPESPRWLATHGRVEEAQCVVERIEAECGASPGLSPTAGTVASTVVQEGRMSDLFSRRLLARTITAVVVLVALFVVNYAFVSWIPTFLVQQGHSVSSSLGLTAVMFAGGPIGSLVAFSLAERLGRKWGIVLFSLVCAGFGVAYPFAQSATAIAALGFAITACIYVLSSFSVATYVPELFPTALRLRGSGVANTAGRAVSIFVPFAVANAFTHFGIAGVLALIVGTLLTQALIVGLLGTETRRRSLESIAADVAVPMGGMQTAGRPGNAPTAIE encoded by the coding sequence ATGTACGGTGATGCCAGTGTCGGAGCACGCCTCGATGGGTTGCCGCTCTCGCGTTTCCATTGGCGTCTGCTCGGGCTGATCGCCGCTGGCATGTACTTCGATTCGTTCGATATTTACATTGCGGGCACCGTGCTCGCCGCGATGATCCACAGCGGCGAATCGACACTCCGCCTGAATGCCACGTTCGTTTCGGTCACGTTCATCGGCATGATGACGGGCGCATGGCTTGCCGGCTGGCTTGGCGACCGCTTCGGCCGCCGCTTCTGTTATCAGTTCAACCTGGGCATCTACGGATTCGCGTCCATTGCCGCGGCGCTCGCGCCGTCCATCTATTGGTTGATCGCCTTCCGTCTCGTGATGGGAGTCGGCATGGGCGCCGAAATCGTGGTGGGCTACGGCACGTTGAGCGAGTTCATTCCGGCGTCGTGGCGCGGGCGCTTCGGCACGATCCTCAATCTCATCATCAACACGTCGTTGTTCCTCTCGACGTTTCTCGGCTGGCTCATCGTGCCGCACTACGGTTGGCGATGGATGTTCGCCATCGCGGGTTGCGGCGCACTGGTGGTCTGGTTTCTTCGCAAGTCGATGCCCGAATCGCCGCGCTGGCTCGCCACGCACGGGCGCGTGGAAGAGGCGCAGTGCGTTGTCGAACGGATCGAGGCGGAGTGCGGTGCATCGCCGGGACTTTCGCCGACGGCTGGGACGGTAGCGTCCACGGTTGTTCAGGAAGGCCGCATGAGCGATCTGTTCTCGCGGCGCTTGCTCGCGCGCACCATCACGGCCGTGGTGGTGCTCGTCGCGTTGTTCGTGGTGAACTACGCGTTCGTCAGCTGGATTCCCACATTCCTCGTCCAGCAGGGACATAGCGTTTCGAGTTCGCTCGGACTCACTGCCGTGATGTTTGCGGGCGGTCCCATCGGCTCGCTGGTTGCGTTCTCGCTTGCCGAGCGGCTTGGCCGCAAGTGGGGCATTGTGCTGTTTTCGCTCGTGTGCGCGGGGTTTGGCGTAGCGTATCCGTTCGCGCAGTCGGCCACGGCGATTGCGGCGCTCGGCTTCGCCATCACCGCGTGCATCTACGTGCTGTCGTCGTTCAGCGTCGCCACCTACGTGCCTGAACTGTTTCCCACTGCATTGCGGTTGCGCGGCTCGGGCGTGGCCAATACGGCAGGCCGCGCGGTCAGTATCTTCGTGCCGTTCGCGGTGGCGAATGCCTTTACGCACTTCGGCATTGCAGGCGTGCTGGCGCTCATCGTCGGAACGCTGCTGACGCAGGCGCTGATCGTCGGATTGCTCGGCACTGAAACGCGGCGCCGCTCGCTGGAGTCCATTGCTGCCGACGTAGCCGTTCCAATGGGTGGGATGCAAACGGCCGGCAGGCCGGGCAACGCGCCCACGGCCATTGAATGA
- a CDS encoding IlvD/Edd family dehydratase yields MGKPSEKQGLRKGLTSYGDEGFSLFLRRAFIKGAGYTDDALSRPIVGIANTGSGYNPCHGNAPQLIEAIKRGVMLAGGLPVEFPTISIGESFAHPTSMYLRNLMSMDTEEMIRAQPMDAVVLIGGCDKTVPAQLMGAAVAGVPAIQLVTGAMLTGSHRGQRVGACTDCRRFWASFRGQEIDAHEIDEVNSQLVPTVGTCSVMGTASTMACIAEALGIMLPGGASAPAVTADRIRIAERTGATAVAMIGQKLTPERILTPDAFENALRVLLATGGSTNGIIHLTAIAGRLGIEIDLNEMDRMARETPVLVDLKPSGKHYMEDLHKAGGLTTVLRELRPLLHLDALTVTGRTLGEELDAAPASFAQDVVRPLHQPIFPQGGIAVLRGNLAPGGAIIKQSAANPELMEHEARAVVFENAEDLARRIDDPELDVQADDVLVLKNIGPIGAPGMPEAGYIPIPKKLATLGVKDMVRISDGRMSGTAAGTIVLHVTPESATGGPLALVRSGDRIRLSVTNRSIDVLVSDEELRQRAAARPPHAVAAQERGYRKLFLSSITQADKGCDFDFLAATEMTVKVPRPRD; encoded by the coding sequence ATGGGCAAGCCATCAGAGAAGCAGGGACTGAGGAAAGGGCTCACGAGCTACGGTGACGAAGGCTTCTCGCTGTTTCTGCGCAGGGCCTTCATCAAAGGCGCGGGCTATACCGACGACGCGCTCTCGCGCCCCATTGTCGGCATCGCGAACACGGGCAGCGGCTACAACCCCTGCCACGGCAACGCGCCGCAATTGATCGAGGCCATCAAGCGCGGCGTGATGCTCGCGGGCGGGCTGCCCGTGGAGTTCCCCACCATCTCGATAGGCGAAAGCTTCGCGCACCCCACCAGCATGTATCTGCGCAATCTGATGTCGATGGACACGGAAGAGATGATCCGCGCGCAGCCCATGGACGCGGTGGTGCTGATCGGCGGTTGCGACAAGACCGTGCCCGCGCAGCTGATGGGCGCGGCCGTGGCCGGCGTGCCGGCCATCCAGCTCGTCACGGGCGCGATGCTGACCGGCTCGCATCGCGGCCAGCGCGTGGGGGCATGCACCGACTGCCGGCGCTTCTGGGCCAGCTTTCGCGGCCAGGAAATCGACGCACACGAAATCGACGAGGTGAACAGCCAGCTTGTCCCGACCGTGGGCACCTGCTCGGTGATGGGCACGGCAAGCACGATGGCCTGCATTGCCGAAGCGCTGGGCATCATGCTGCCCGGCGGCGCGAGTGCGCCCGCGGTCACGGCGGACCGCATCCGCATTGCGGAGCGCACGGGCGCAACGGCCGTCGCGATGATCGGACAGAAGCTCACGCCCGAACGCATTCTGACGCCCGACGCGTTCGAAAATGCGCTGCGCGTGCTGCTCGCAACAGGCGGCTCGACGAACGGCATCATTCATCTCACGGCCATCGCCGGGCGGCTCGGCATAGAGATCGACCTGAACGAAATGGACCGCATGGCGCGCGAAACGCCGGTGCTCGTCGACCTGAAGCCTTCGGGCAAGCACTACATGGAAGATCTGCACAAGGCCGGCGGGCTCACCACCGTGCTGCGCGAACTGCGGCCGCTGCTGCACCTCGACGCGTTGACCGTGACGGGCCGCACGCTGGGCGAAGAACTCGATGCTGCGCCCGCAAGCTTTGCGCAAGACGTGGTGCGTCCGCTTCACCAGCCCATCTTTCCGCAAGGCGGCATCGCGGTGCTGCGCGGCAATCTCGCTCCGGGCGGCGCGATCATCAAGCAATCCGCAGCCAATCCCGAGTTGATGGAACACGAAGCACGCGCCGTCGTGTTCGAAAACGCGGAAGACCTGGCGCGCCGCATCGACGACCCCGAACTCGACGTGCAAGCGGACGACGTGCTCGTGCTCAAGAACATCGGGCCCATCGGCGCACCTGGCATGCCCGAAGCAGGCTACATCCCGATTCCGAAGAAGCTCGCGACACTCGGCGTGAAAGACATGGTGCGCATCTCGGACGGCCGCATGAGCGGCACTGCAGCCGGCACCATCGTGCTGCACGTGACGCCTGAATCGGCGACAGGCGGCCCGCTCGCGCTCGTGCGCAGCGGCGACCGCATCCGCCTGAGCGTGACGAACCGCTCGATCGACGTGCTCGTGAGCGACGAGGAGCTTCGGCAACGCGCCGCCGCGCGGCCGCCGCACGCGGTGGCCGCGCAGGAGCGCGGTTATCGCAAGCTGTTCCTCTCATCGATCACGCAGGCCGACAAGGGCTGCGACTTCGACTTTCTCGCGGCCACCGAAATGACCGTCAAGGTGCCGCGTCCGCGTGATTGA
- a CDS encoding alcohol dehydrogenase catalytic domain-containing protein has protein sequence MKAAFVHGFGGPDVVTVGETSLRALQADEVAVRIEAASLNPLDLKIIAGYMQSFLPVAFPYTPGTDFSGVVEATGAHVKHLKAGDRVFGRSAPTAGGAFAQRLVIAADDPCVIPTEMSFEQAASLPTAFGTARLALFDVGRLEHGQRVLIHAAAGGVGPQHRPRNEAGGRRGNRLPYRGLRASA, from the coding sequence ATGAAAGCAGCATTCGTTCATGGCTTCGGCGGTCCCGACGTCGTTACCGTCGGCGAGACATCCCTGCGCGCGTTGCAGGCCGATGAGGTGGCGGTTCGCATCGAGGCGGCAAGCCTCAATCCTTTGGACCTGAAGATCATTGCGGGCTATATGCAGTCGTTCTTGCCGGTCGCGTTTCCGTATACGCCGGGCACCGACTTCAGCGGCGTGGTGGAGGCAACCGGTGCGCACGTGAAGCATCTGAAGGCGGGCGACCGCGTGTTCGGCCGTAGCGCGCCGACCGCCGGCGGCGCGTTTGCGCAGCGTCTCGTAATCGCCGCCGATGACCCGTGCGTGATTCCAACGGAAATGAGCTTCGAGCAGGCGGCCTCGCTTCCCACTGCGTTCGGCACCGCACGGCTCGCCCTGTTCGATGTGGGCCGACTGGAGCACGGCCAGCGCGTGCTGATTCACGCGGCGGCCGGCGGCGTCGGCCCGCAACATCGACCTCGTAACGAGGCTGGGGGCAGACGAGGTAATCGACTACCGTACCGAGGACTTCGCGCGAGCGCGTGA
- a CDS encoding ester cyclase, with protein MNASNSELADLLHAERLAVETLYRAFSEQNPDLVDTVLAPDWEDIPLAPGQVSGPAGIKPIIRSFADAFPDGRIVIHDVIQTPGRIGVRAEISGTHRGELFGIAPTGKQVTFRLHEFHALDGKRITTTWHMEDWFGLFLQLGQFPTQS; from the coding sequence ATGAATGCATCCAACTCCGAACTGGCCGACCTTCTGCACGCCGAACGTCTGGCCGTGGAAACGTTGTATCGTGCGTTTAGCGAGCAGAACCCCGATCTCGTCGATACCGTGCTGGCACCCGACTGGGAGGACATTCCGCTCGCGCCGGGGCAGGTCTCGGGGCCCGCCGGCATCAAGCCGATCATCCGCAGCTTCGCCGACGCCTTCCCCGATGGGCGCATCGTCATTCACGACGTGATCCAGACGCCGGGCCGCATCGGCGTGCGCGCCGAGATCAGCGGCACGCATCGCGGCGAGCTGTTCGGCATTGCGCCTACCGGCAAGCAGGTCACGTTCCGTCTGCATGAGTTCCATGCTCTGGACGGCAAGCGCATCACGACGACATGGCACATGGAGGACTGGTTCGGCCTGTTTCTTCAGCTTGGCCAGTTCCCTACGCAATCCTGA
- a CDS encoding LysR family transcriptional regulator, with translation MDFHGIDLNLLAAFDALMSERNVTRAATRVGVSQPAMSAALSRLRKQFGDPLFLRSADGLLPTPRARELAQPIMQALRQIEATLVKKPEFVPGTATLKVNLGLSDYPAFVLLPTLLEAIAQQAPGVSIDVHAFHDRDHAVDLLDAGAIDVAIGIPPSHAESRILTRPILRDEFVTIIARDHPAARRAMNMKTYLSLPHVLVSPEGQRHGLVDEALAQQGKQRTLALTLPQMFAVPAIVARSGMIATILKRVVLNSPASRKLAFFPPPVALPEIVLHLIWHRRSDGLAAQQWFRALIENVASSL, from the coding sequence ATGGATTTTCACGGCATCGACCTGAACCTGCTGGCGGCCTTCGACGCCCTCATGAGCGAGCGCAACGTCACGCGCGCCGCCACGCGGGTGGGCGTGAGTCAGCCGGCCATGAGCGCGGCGCTGTCGCGGCTGCGCAAGCAGTTCGGCGATCCGCTGTTTCTGCGCAGCGCCGACGGCCTCTTGCCCACGCCACGCGCGCGCGAACTGGCGCAGCCCATCATGCAGGCGTTACGGCAAATCGAAGCCACGCTGGTGAAGAAGCCGGAGTTCGTGCCGGGCACCGCTACGTTGAAGGTGAATCTGGGGTTGTCGGACTATCCGGCGTTCGTGCTGCTGCCCACCTTGCTGGAGGCGATCGCACAACAGGCGCCGGGTGTCTCGATCGACGTGCACGCTTTCCATGACCGCGACCATGCCGTGGATCTGCTCGATGCCGGTGCAATCGATGTGGCCATCGGCATACCGCCCTCACATGCGGAAAGTCGAATACTGACGCGGCCCATTCTTCGCGACGAGTTCGTCACGATCATCGCCCGCGATCATCCCGCGGCGCGGCGCGCAATGAACATGAAGACCTATCTCAGCTTGCCGCATGTGCTCGTATCGCCCGAAGGGCAACGGCACGGCCTCGTGGACGAGGCGCTGGCACAGCAGGGCAAACAGCGCACGCTCGCGCTGACCCTGCCGCAAATGTTCGCGGTGCCGGCCATCGTCGCACGCTCGGGCATGATTGCCACGATCCTCAAACGCGTGGTGCTCAACTCGCCGGCCAGCCGGAAACTGGCGTTCTTTCCGCCGCCGGTCGCGCTGCCGGAAATCGTGCTCCATTTGATCTGGCATCGCCGAAGCGATGGCCTTGCCGCGCAGCAGTGGTTCAGGGCGCTGATCGAAAACGTCGCGTCGTCGCTGTGA
- a CDS encoding FadR/GntR family transcriptional regulator — MADLSHMPHGRAADTDAADRSYVGLAKQIYDLIVAGDVGPRARLPSERTLAERFGVSRTQVREAIIALEVQGLVEVRVGSGIYVAEAAQGRSSAFELPRGSGPIETLRARAVIESEIAALAATEHRDADLDRLFAAMRAMRENINDKAANEAADRAFHLAIARATGNGMLQGVVTAMWDSSRADPLWQKIEEHFHTPALRAASQDDHQRIFAAILARDAAAARTAMQAHLARVIDVFTQAWR, encoded by the coding sequence ATGGCCGATCTCTCGCACATGCCTCACGGCCGCGCTGCCGACACGGATGCGGCGGACCGTTCGTACGTCGGCCTCGCGAAGCAGATCTACGATCTGATCGTGGCCGGCGACGTCGGGCCGCGCGCACGTCTGCCCTCTGAGCGCACGCTCGCCGAGCGCTTCGGCGTGAGCCGCACGCAGGTGCGCGAAGCGATCATCGCGCTGGAGGTGCAAGGGCTGGTCGAGGTGCGTGTGGGGTCGGGCATCTATGTGGCCGAGGCAGCGCAAGGGCGATCGAGCGCGTTCGAACTGCCGCGCGGATCGGGTCCGATAGAGACGCTGCGGGCACGCGCGGTGATCGAAAGCGAAATCGCGGCGCTCGCCGCGACTGAACACCGGGACGCCGATCTCGACCGGCTCTTCGCCGCGATGCGCGCAATGCGCGAGAACATAAACGACAAGGCCGCGAACGAGGCCGCCGACCGCGCGTTCCATCTGGCGATTGCGCGGGCGACGGGCAACGGCATGCTGCAAGGCGTGGTGACCGCAATGTGGGACAGCTCGCGCGCCGACCCGTTGTGGCAAAAAATCGAGGAGCACTTTCATACGCCGGCGCTGCGCGCGGCTTCGCAGGACGATCATCAGCGCATTTTCGCGGCCATCCTGGCGCGCGACGCGGCCGCTGCGCGCACGGCGATGCAGGCCCACCTCGCGCGCGTGATCGACGTGTTTACGCAGGCGTGGCGGTAG
- a CDS encoding sugar ABC transporter substrate-binding protein — protein sequence MLSGIHVLRAAATAALALYAGASFAQASIVSGPSSDPSCMVPWKSDTKFVRYPKKNGPYRVALVNGYIANTWRIQMIKTAKAYTAQPAVAAKLKEFKVVSTGEDVPAQISAVNNFIDAGYDAIIVDAQNPASFGPAIRRAKKAGVVLVAFDNTLDSEDAINVDVDQYGLGVLWAKWLADHLPSGGKVLEVRGVAGTSVDTDRHNGFQKTLDSTGKKWNVVQVYGKWDDGVAQKATADAIAVQGHFDGISAQGGDTGVVRAMIDAKHPFVPFGGETENGFRKFCAQYGAQGLKCTSAGSGPAQVAVAIKTALAALDGQTIPVAIKLPLDVTDDAKLKAGVNYFPNESDNFFVGNSFPTCGINFSAQEIIKQSQGNQ from the coding sequence ATGCTTTCAGGAATCCACGTGCTACGCGCGGCGGCAACTGCGGCCCTGGCGCTGTACGCAGGCGCGTCTTTCGCGCAGGCATCGATCGTGTCCGGGCCGTCCAGCGACCCCAGCTGCATGGTCCCCTGGAAGAGCGATACGAAGTTCGTCAGGTATCCGAAGAAAAACGGACCCTACCGGGTCGCGCTGGTAAACGGCTATATCGCGAACACCTGGCGCATCCAGATGATCAAGACGGCCAAGGCCTATACCGCGCAGCCGGCCGTCGCGGCGAAGCTCAAGGAATTCAAGGTCGTGTCGACCGGCGAAGACGTGCCCGCGCAGATCTCGGCCGTCAATAACTTCATCGACGCCGGCTACGACGCGATCATCGTCGATGCGCAGAACCCCGCGTCGTTCGGCCCGGCCATTCGCCGCGCGAAGAAGGCCGGCGTCGTGCTGGTCGCCTTCGACAACACGCTCGACAGCGAAGACGCGATCAACGTCGACGTCGATCAGTACGGTCTGGGCGTGCTGTGGGCGAAGTGGCTCGCCGACCATCTGCCCAGCGGCGGCAAGGTGCTCGAAGTGCGCGGCGTGGCGGGCACGTCCGTGGACACCGACCGGCACAACGGCTTCCAGAAGACGCTCGACTCGACGGGCAAGAAGTGGAACGTGGTACAGGTCTACGGCAAATGGGACGACGGCGTCGCGCAGAAAGCCACCGCCGATGCCATCGCGGTGCAAGGCCATTTCGACGGCATTTCCGCGCAGGGCGGCGACACCGGCGTCGTGCGCGCGATGATCGACGCGAAGCATCCGTTTGTGCCGTTCGGCGGCGAAACGGAGAACGGCTTTCGCAAGTTCTGCGCGCAATACGGCGCGCAGGGGCTGAAGTGCACGTCGGCGGGCAGCGGCCCCGCGCAGGTCGCGGTGGCGATCAAGACGGCGCTCGCCGCGCTCGACGGCCAGACCATCCCCGTGGCCATCAAGCTGCCGCTTGACGTGACCGACGACGCGAAGCTCAAGGCGGGCGTCAACTACTTCCCGAACGAGTCCGACAACTTCTTCGTCGGCAACTCGTTTCCCACGTGCGGCATCAATTTCTCCGCGCAGGAAATCATTAAGCAGAGCCAGGGCAACCAGTAA
- a CDS encoding sugar ABC transporter ATP-binding protein has translation MPQDAQQRDQVEQPLFQMSGVSKSYGGAIALDHAQLAVHRGRIHAILGENGAGKSTLLKVMSGVVQPDEGTMQLDGRPVAFGSPAEANAAGIVCVYQELSLIPDLSVADNIFASNPPRRFGMIDRKAQRRQAEAALARAGAPDINPLAKVRDLPLSRQQMVELAKGLAHEPRILILDEATSALTAADVARVIEVLKRLRDEGLALLFISHRMHEVKALADECTVYRNGRHVMSFEAGTRTDNEVVEMMIGRKYQHAFPPRPAHHDAGKPAPPVLACRDLSWNDTLQGISFSLKPGEILGLGGLDGQGQRELLLALFGVLRGCAGTIEIDGKAVSIGSPVAARANGIGMALIPEDRKTEGLMLPMSVRENLSFAALDRMSTAGVIDRERQQALVEEMTTLLAIKSSSVDAAVGSLSGGNQQKVVIAKWLARKPRILLLSDPTRGIDVGTKQEIYQLLRRLADEGAAILFYSTDYDELIGCCDRVLVLYEGRIKKELVGPEITEQNLIASALDLPVGQRSPSTGVAS, from the coding sequence ATGCCGCAGGATGCGCAGCAGCGGGACCAGGTGGAGCAGCCGCTCTTTCAGATGTCGGGCGTGTCGAAGAGTTACGGCGGTGCCATCGCGCTCGACCATGCGCAGCTCGCCGTGCATCGCGGACGCATCCACGCGATTCTCGGCGAGAACGGCGCGGGCAAGTCCACGCTGCTGAAGGTGATGTCCGGCGTCGTGCAGCCGGACGAAGGCACCATGCAACTCGACGGCCGCCCGGTCGCGTTCGGCTCGCCCGCCGAGGCGAACGCGGCCGGCATCGTCTGCGTGTATCAGGAACTCTCGCTGATTCCCGACCTGAGCGTGGCGGACAACATCTTCGCGTCGAATCCGCCACGCCGCTTCGGCATGATCGACCGCAAGGCTCAACGGCGCCAGGCCGAGGCCGCGCTCGCGCGTGCCGGCGCGCCGGACATCAATCCGCTCGCCAAAGTGCGCGACCTGCCGCTCTCGCGCCAGCAGATGGTGGAACTCGCGAAGGGGCTCGCGCACGAGCCGCGCATCCTGATTCTCGACGAGGCGACATCGGCGCTGACCGCAGCCGACGTGGCGCGCGTCATCGAAGTGCTCAAACGCCTGCGTGACGAAGGGCTCGCGCTGCTCTTCATCTCGCACCGCATGCACGAGGTAAAGGCGCTCGCGGACGAATGCACGGTCTATCGCAACGGTCGTCACGTGATGAGTTTCGAAGCCGGCACGCGCACGGACAACGAGGTCGTCGAAATGATGATCGGCCGGAAATATCAGCATGCGTTCCCGCCCAGGCCCGCGCATCACGATGCCGGCAAACCTGCCCCGCCCGTGCTGGCCTGCCGCGACCTTTCGTGGAACGACACGCTGCAAGGCATCAGCTTCTCGTTGAAGCCCGGCGAAATTCTCGGCTTGGGCGGGCTCGACGGACAAGGTCAGCGCGAACTGCTGCTCGCGCTCTTCGGCGTATTGCGTGGTTGCGCGGGGACGATCGAGATCGACGGCAAGGCCGTGTCGATCGGCAGCCCCGTGGCCGCGCGCGCGAACGGCATCGGCATGGCGCTGATTCCCGAAGACCGCAAAACCGAAGGCCTCATGCTGCCGATGTCCGTGCGTGAGAACCTGTCGTTCGCCGCGCTCGACCGGATGTCCACCGCGGGCGTGATCGACCGCGAGCGTCAGCAGGCGCTGGTCGAAGAGATGACGACGCTGCTCGCCATCAAGTCGTCCAGCGTCGATGCGGCCGTGGGGTCGCTTTCGGGCGGCAACCAGCAGAAGGTGGTGATCGCGAAGTGGCTCGCGCGCAAGCCGCGCATCCTGCTACTCAGCGACCCGACGCGCGGCATCGACGTCGGCACCAAGCAGGAGATCTATCAACTGCTGCGGCGCCTCGCCGACGAAGGCGCGGCGATCCTGTTCTATTCCACGGACTACGACGAGCTGATCGGCTGCTGCGATCGCGTGCTCGTGCTGTACGAAGGCCGCATCAAGAAGGAACTCGTCGGTCCGGAGATCACCGAGCAGAACCTGATCGCGAGCGCGCTCGACCTGCCGGTCGGGCAGCGCTCGCCTTCCACGGGAGTCGCATCATGA
- a CDS encoding ABC transporter permease: MSSLRYWYAENRGTSFAFALFVLMFAIYLFNYPSALSANVFQTAANKAVLLALVSMAQALVVLTAGIDLSVGMILVLTNCIGSWLVVGDALHTALGIAAVLASGALCGALNGVIIIFGRLQPIVTTIATGALYYGFALLLRPVPGGTINDDLGDALTGKVAAFVPASLLILLAAVAIVWIPFKRSTIGRAAYATGSSEAAAFLSGMPIRRAKFASYTLAGLLAAIGGLFLTFFTDTGEASLGSANSYTLFSIAAVVIGGVSLLGGKGSAIGAIFGAFAFRSIGDLLFVFNVDALWQPLFQGVILLFAVAIGACGLFRVRNRLEWFQ, translated from the coding sequence ATGAGCAGTCTGCGTTACTGGTATGCCGAAAATCGCGGCACGAGCTTCGCGTTCGCTCTCTTCGTGCTGATGTTCGCGATCTATCTGTTCAACTATCCGTCCGCGCTGTCGGCGAACGTGTTCCAGACGGCGGCGAACAAGGCCGTGCTGCTCGCGCTCGTTTCCATGGCCCAGGCGCTCGTGGTGCTGACAGCCGGCATCGATCTCTCCGTGGGCATGATTCTCGTACTGACCAACTGCATCGGCTCGTGGCTCGTCGTGGGCGATGCGTTGCACACCGCGCTCGGCATTGCAGCCGTGCTGGCATCCGGCGCATTGTGCGGCGCGCTCAACGGCGTGATCATCATCTTCGGCCGGCTGCAGCCGATCGTCACGACCATCGCGACGGGCGCGCTGTACTACGGTTTCGCGCTGCTGTTACGTCCGGTTCCGGGCGGCACGATCAACGACGATCTCGGCGACGCGTTGACCGGCAAGGTGGCCGCCTTCGTGCCGGCGAGTCTGTTGATCCTGCTCGCCGCAGTGGCAATCGTCTGGATTCCTTTCAAACGCTCGACGATCGGGCGAGCGGCGTATGCGACCGGCTCCTCGGAAGCCGCAGCGTTCCTTTCCGGCATGCCGATCCGCCGCGCGAAGTTCGCGAGCTATACGCTGGCCGGTCTGCTCGCGGCTATCGGCGGACTCTTCCTCACCTTCTTCACGGACACCGGCGAAGCAAGCCTCGGCAGCGCCAACTCGTACACGCTGTTTTCGATTGCGGCTGTGGTGATCGGCGGCGTGTCGCTGCTCGGCGGCAAAGGCAGCGCGATCGGCGCGATCTTCGGCGCGTTCGCGTTCCGCTCGATTGGCGACCTGCTGTTCGTGTTCAATGTCGACGCGTTGTGGCAGCCGCTGTTTCAGGGCGTAATTCTGCTCTTCGCCGTCGCGATCGGCGCATGCGGCCTGTTCAGGGTGCGCAACCGTCTGGAGTGGTTCCAATGA
- a CDS encoding ABC transporter permease has product MTDVPASSRTTLVSRLTRRIDKPILIAFACIVALLLVGGMFSRSFTSPEYILLQLKVGAFLGIIATGLMMVILLGHIDLSLPWTITVGAMMACAVAGHGELGRALAIPAGIGCGVLIGVVNGILVALLRIPSMIATLATNAVAQGIMIVYTGGSSPQDSAPEIMRWLAAGWLVPGVPNAVALWVVIGGATIFLLSRTTFGRTLYAIGNTERAAYLSGINTRLVTVAAFAVCSAFAAFGGVLLAGYASKAAQSMGDAYLLPAIAAVVLGGTSILGGRGSYLGTVAGAILITLLQSILSVAQMPEAGRQIIYGVVIASMLLLYGRSKRES; this is encoded by the coding sequence ATGACCGACGTTCCCGCAAGCAGCCGGACCACGCTCGTGTCGAGACTCACGCGCAGAATCGACAAACCTATCCTCATCGCGTTCGCGTGCATCGTGGCGCTGTTGCTCGTGGGCGGTATGTTTTCGCGCAGCTTCACGTCGCCCGAATACATCCTGCTGCAACTGAAGGTGGGCGCGTTCCTCGGCATCATCGCGACCGGCCTGATGATGGTGATTCTGCTCGGCCACATCGATCTGTCTCTGCCGTGGACCATCACCGTCGGCGCGATGATGGCGTGCGCCGTCGCAGGGCATGGCGAATTGGGACGCGCTCTCGCCATTCCAGCGGGAATCGGCTGCGGCGTGCTGATCGGCGTGGTCAACGGCATTCTGGTTGCGCTGCTGCGCATTCCATCGATGATCGCGACGCTGGCCACCAACGCGGTCGCGCAGGGCATCATGATCGTCTACACGGGCGGATCGTCGCCGCAGGATTCCGCGCCGGAGATCATGCGCTGGCTCGCGGCAGGCTGGCTCGTGCCGGGCGTGCCGAACGCCGTCGCGCTGTGGGTGGTGATCGGCGGAGCCACGATCTTCCTGCTGTCGCGCACGACCTTCGGCCGCACGCTGTACGCCATCGGCAATACCGAACGCGCAGCATATCTCTCAGGCATCAACACGCGGCTCGTGACCGTGGCCGCGTTCGCGGTGTGCAGCGCGTTCGCGGCGTTCGGCGGCGTGCTGCTTGCGGGTTATGCATCGAAGGCGGCGCAGTCGATGGGCGATGCCTACCTGTTGCCCGCCATCGCGGCCGTCGTGCTGGGCGGGACGTCGATCCTGGGTGGCCGGGGTTCGTACCTCGGCACGGTGGCCGGTGCCATCCTGATTACCCTGCTGCAATCGATTCTCTCGGTCGCGCAGATGCCGGAGGCGGGACGGCAGATCATCTACGGCGTGGTGATTGCCTCGATGCTGCTGCTTTACGGGCGCAGCAAGCGGGAGAGCTAG